In one window of Bdellovibrio bacteriovorus DNA:
- a CDS encoding sterol desaturase family protein: protein MAAVMAAAGAAVAAMVVTATMAVTAAEAEVTDATSVFLSFLDWIKSSALILPTRFLSESDSLSWRWFFSAFLIASLSTLLFSKNLKRSLRRLKAHLFSKRAKGELALDLKFFAFKFFYDPIEMIFYGIFFAHATVWVERSLRYLMYPLLPQPLIFFDPVFGPIAYIILLFLLNDFAFFIFHYLSHKYASLWDLHAVHHRARHLNPLTKYRVHPLSMVISFFVSIAVVGVTLGIVKSFVYFPRYSANDTTRMLQNIILFSFAWSHLRHSAYWISFGKFLSYILISPAMHQIHHSRKPEHLNKNFGSVFAVWDYIFGTLYIPVKKEKLWLGESALVQKEPWTFTKEMLEPLRSVKRRWMRKVPYPRLAFAVTILFLMASLLSMRYFDHNMGTESRVSTRVSNADTD from the coding sequence ATGGCGGCGGTGATGGCGGCGGCTGGAGCGGCGGTGGCGGCGATGGTGGTGACGGCCACGATGGCGGTGACGGCAGCGGAGGCGGAAGTGACGGATGCGACTAGCGTCTTCCTCTCGTTTTTAGACTGGATTAAAAGCTCTGCTTTAATTCTTCCGACTCGCTTTTTGAGCGAGTCGGATTCGCTTTCATGGCGATGGTTTTTTTCGGCGTTTTTAATAGCCTCTTTAAGCACGCTGCTCTTTTCAAAAAATTTAAAAAGATCCTTACGTCGTCTTAAAGCCCATTTGTTTTCCAAGCGAGCGAAGGGTGAGCTTGCATTGGATTTAAAGTTTTTCGCTTTTAAATTTTTCTATGACCCCATCGAAATGATTTTTTACGGAATCTTTTTTGCGCATGCGACAGTGTGGGTGGAGCGCAGCCTGCGCTATCTCATGTACCCCCTTTTGCCTCAACCCCTGATCTTTTTTGATCCTGTTTTTGGGCCCATTGCTTATATCATCCTTCTGTTTTTACTAAACGATTTTGCTTTCTTTATCTTTCATTACCTTAGCCACAAGTATGCTTCGCTGTGGGATCTGCATGCCGTTCATCACCGCGCCCGGCACTTAAATCCTTTAACCAAATACCGGGTTCACCCCCTTTCCATGGTGATCAGCTTTTTTGTTAGCATTGCCGTGGTGGGCGTCACCCTGGGGATCGTAAAGTCGTTTGTTTATTTTCCGCGCTATTCAGCCAACGACACGACTCGTATGCTACAAAATATAATTCTTTTTAGTTTCGCCTGGAGTCACCTCCGCCACAGCGCTTATTGGATCTCTTTCGGTAAGTTCTTAAGTTACATTCTTATTAGCCCTGCCATGCACCAGATCCATCACAGTCGTAAGCCTGAACATCTCAATAAAAATTTTGGATCTGTTTTTGCCGTTTGGGATTATATCTTTGGGACTCTTTATATCCCCGTGAAAAAAGAAAAACTGTGGCTTGGCGAAAGCGCGCTGGTTCAAAAAGAACCTTGGACTTTTACCAAAGAAATGCTGGAACCTTTGCGTTCTGTCAAACGTCGTTGGATGCGGAAAGTTCCCTATCCACGACTCGCTTTTGCAGTTACTATTCTTTTCTTGATGGCTTCTTTGCTTTCCATGCGTTATTTCGATCACAACATGGGAACTGAGTCACGGGTCTCAACAAGGGTTTCCAACGCTGACACTGATTAA
- a CDS encoding rhodanese-like domain-containing protein: MRRLIIFFSLSFSLASYAQNCKSISQVQVPGAFLEEFFKPSQNNKKYFFTLPESYCSQVGKRIQLMDPYGNEAGTFTVRQQWTGKYNLDTLSNSPRESLPVMYQEFLKSKILDDTSLTTLMRLSFDPDFSLEKSSVHLLEGGFVVNDRYTLNWNIKTEPLSLKTVKKIDYEGVVDLLGSSLVIDALPDSPSRPKNNWKIPTAIASPLPPRFPCGLSNWREILSLSQSIKFEKYQDKKNQPVIVYSSYLEPSCAINTIVYLQLQGFKDVRWFELAAREWQYGAEKARQDQMKPDIKQINGAEILKMKSSPDVAIIDVRSEDLYKQGHIPGAFNNQFILVNVSDFNKQTKATPWAKSMVNQKMETAGIFKTTFEKMLSDKMTTVIFYTQTFLPTDFVGVAKQLHRHHKMPEKLKVYFYQGGMAEWIGAAEWQPDLYKIESKSN; the protein is encoded by the coding sequence ATGCGCCGCTTGATTATTTTCTTCAGCTTGAGTTTCAGCCTTGCCTCTTATGCGCAGAACTGCAAAAGCATTTCTCAGGTTCAAGTGCCGGGCGCTTTTTTAGAGGAATTTTTTAAACCCTCCCAAAATAATAAAAAATATTTTTTCACTCTTCCGGAATCCTATTGCTCTCAAGTCGGAAAAAGAATTCAGCTTATGGATCCTTACGGAAATGAAGCGGGCACGTTCACGGTGCGGCAGCAATGGACAGGAAAATACAACCTAGACACGCTGTCAAACTCTCCACGCGAATCATTGCCGGTAATGTACCAAGAGTTCTTAAAATCAAAAATATTGGATGACACTTCTTTGACAACGCTGATGCGCCTTAGCTTTGATCCGGATTTTTCCCTGGAAAAATCTAGCGTGCACCTTTTAGAGGGCGGCTTTGTCGTCAACGATCGCTACACGCTAAACTGGAATATTAAGACGGAGCCTCTCTCACTAAAAACTGTAAAAAAAATCGACTATGAGGGCGTAGTTGATTTGCTCGGATCGTCCTTAGTCATTGATGCGCTTCCGGATTCCCCCTCGCGACCTAAAAACAACTGGAAAATTCCCACCGCCATCGCTTCCCCGCTTCCGCCCCGTTTTCCTTGTGGGCTTAGCAATTGGCGGGAAATTCTTTCTTTAAGTCAAAGTATCAAATTTGAAAAATACCAAGACAAAAAAAATCAGCCGGTGATTGTATACTCCTCGTATCTTGAGCCTTCCTGCGCCATAAATACCATCGTTTATTTGCAGCTGCAGGGTTTTAAAGATGTCCGTTGGTTTGAACTTGCTGCCAGAGAATGGCAATACGGTGCGGAAAAAGCGCGCCAAGATCAAATGAAACCAGATATCAAGCAAATCAACGGTGCCGAGATTCTAAAAATGAAATCCTCCCCCGACGTAGCGATTATAGACGTAAGAAGCGAAGACCTCTACAAACAAGGACACATCCCGGGCGCCTTTAATAATCAATTCATCCTGGTGAATGTGTCAGATTTCAATAAGCAAACCAAAGCGACCCCGTGGGCGAAAAGCATGGTGAACCAAAAGATGGAGACGGCCGGTATCTTTAAGACTACGTTTGAAAAAATGTTGTCGGATAAAATGACGACCGTGATTTTTTACACCCAGACGTTTTTACCTACGGACTTTGTGGGTGTGGCCAAGCAACTTCACCGTCACCATAAGATGCCTGAAAAACTCAAAGTTTACTTTTACCAAGGTGGTATGGCCGAGTGGATCGGAGCGGCAGAGTGGCAGCCCGATCTCTACAAGATAGAGTCTAAATCCAACTAG
- a CDS encoding outer membrane protein assembly factor BamB family protein: MLRFFSIYGFFVLASSFGLLVLSGNQGATWWTERPYFQQIPQVGPSVILKKLNPDVAAPKTFYRHNVQRTGFFDLEISTSLKLRKLNDATNISVHQASKSSPLVLDDQVVIATDAGLLRSVDLQGNVKWNLRNFTSAYGFHGTPAAWGDLIIAGDYSGLMLGLDKNNGQLSWILQLGDTFGASPLITDDGYVLISVETNAPNGFIAKIEANTGKVIWRSAWLGDHSHSSPSLSAKEYQGTKIIVVGDNAGYVNGIRETDGKTAWRLYIGKPMKSTASIHNEIAYLSTWDSHVYALDVATGTVLWRKEIQIPNQSSIAITPDGKYGFINSSRGLCRFTLSPQQDLVCEEKEYTRGARKASPIITKDKGRKNKFLVWTGCDDTRLCVFDSETFKRIKTWDLPGRLSGEVVPHEGKVYLIPERGGTFVLESP, encoded by the coding sequence ATGCTTCGGTTTTTTAGTATTTACGGCTTTTTTGTTTTAGCCTCAAGCTTCGGCTTGTTGGTCCTATCGGGCAACCAAGGGGCGACATGGTGGACGGAGCGACCGTATTTTCAACAAATCCCACAGGTCGGACCCAGTGTGATTTTAAAAAAACTAAATCCGGACGTGGCTGCGCCAAAAACATTTTATCGTCATAACGTTCAACGAACGGGTTTTTTTGATCTTGAAATTTCAACCTCCCTTAAGCTTAGAAAACTTAATGACGCTACAAATATCTCTGTTCACCAGGCGAGTAAATCAAGTCCGTTGGTCTTGGACGATCAGGTGGTGATTGCGACCGACGCGGGTTTGCTCCGTTCGGTGGATTTGCAGGGAAATGTGAAATGGAACTTGCGCAACTTTACTTCCGCCTACGGATTTCACGGCACGCCCGCGGCCTGGGGAGATCTAATTATTGCCGGTGATTATTCCGGGCTTATGCTGGGATTAGACAAAAATAATGGCCAGCTGTCCTGGATTTTGCAGTTGGGGGATACCTTTGGTGCATCACCTTTGATTACGGATGATGGATATGTTCTGATCAGCGTTGAAACGAATGCACCCAATGGTTTTATCGCGAAGATTGAGGCCAACACAGGAAAAGTCATTTGGAGATCGGCATGGCTGGGGGATCACAGCCATTCGTCGCCTTCGTTGTCGGCCAAGGAATATCAGGGAACAAAGATCATAGTGGTCGGGGATAATGCGGGCTACGTCAACGGCATCCGTGAAACCGATGGCAAAACGGCATGGCGGCTTTATATCGGGAAGCCGATGAAATCTACGGCCAGCATTCATAACGAAATCGCTTATCTATCGACTTGGGATAGCCATGTTTATGCCCTGGATGTCGCTACCGGAACTGTGCTCTGGAGAAAAGAAATCCAAATTCCCAATCAGTCCAGCATCGCCATTACGCCCGACGGTAAATACGGTTTTATCAATAGCAGCCGGGGGCTTTGTCGATTCACGTTAAGCCCGCAACAAGATTTGGTCTGTGAAGAAAAAGAATACACTCGGGGGGCCAGAAAGGCTTCGCCGATTATAACGAAAGACAAAGGTCGTAAGAACAAGTTTTTGGTGTGGACGGGGTGTGATGACACCCGCCTTTGTGTTTTTGATTCAGAAACCTTTAAAAGAATTAAAACTTGGGATTTACCCGGAAGACTTTCTGGTGAAGTCGTTCCCCATGAGGGGAAAGTTTATCTCATCCCCGAGAGGGGCGGGACTTTTGTGTTAGAAAGTCCCTAG
- a CDS encoding pentapeptide repeat-containing protein: MRLLILVLSMGLAATAGADSYLCEGDKSKGACVNYEIQGRLQVKELPDDLSFSTFYKMRIPGTLKKKNLKGAELKEAELWSGLAMDSNFTWVNMRGFRGKDSNFSRSIFDHADLRGSKFYRARFVSSSFQKADLRETDLSFCDFSSADLRGANLKNSWVLGTTFRGARFDSKTKLPFSISTAHELGMISDEKLVEKNN; encoded by the coding sequence ATGCGATTGCTGATTCTGGTCCTTTCTATGGGTTTAGCCGCAACTGCAGGAGCGGATTCTTATCTGTGTGAAGGGGATAAATCCAAAGGGGCTTGCGTGAATTATGAAATTCAAGGACGTTTGCAAGTTAAAGAATTGCCGGACGACTTAAGTTTTAGCACCTTTTATAAGATGCGCATTCCCGGAACTTTAAAAAAGAAAAATTTAAAAGGCGCAGAGCTGAAAGAGGCTGAACTGTGGTCAGGCTTAGCTATGGACTCAAATTTTACCTGGGTGAATATGAGGGGTTTCCGCGGGAAAGACAGCAATTTTTCCCGCTCCATCTTTGACCATGCGGATTTACGCGGCAGCAAGTTTTATCGAGCCCGATTTGTTTCTTCATCCTTTCAAAAAGCAGACTTGAGAGAAACGGATCTAAGCTTCTGTGATTTTTCGTCAGCGGATTTAAGAGGCGCGAATCTTAAGAACAGTTGGGTTTTAGGCACCACATTTCGTGGAGCTAGATTTGATTCAAAAACAAAATTACCTTTTTCTATCAGTACGGCACACGAGTTGGGGATGATCAGCGATGAAAAATTGGTGGAAAAAAACAACTGA
- a CDS encoding YncE family protein, producing MSIAISRRKFLTISAVGVGTFALWRWVEPSLQEPIDAKFIIGDYDRRVDKLGRVGLISAKAELLRSWTIPLKAHSVWQNKARPWQLMAIEKDGLLGAVIDVQNEHMHPRIVQSPEGTRFYGHGFFSADGSLIYITAQKKNREGVILVYDSISMQVLQQIDSHGYRPHDLQVDLKNPDQFLIVNAGTRKNEANVSWISLATGKLERQIFLDKPGYAPGHIWQQPNGEIYFTGADNQKRTEDENISFSVYRPGKEIMEVVSANWGLTLKGETLNAFVDEANHRIWLTLTISDRILVVDKSSFEVIKSIDVKERPRSMVEIDVEGRRVLSVSYYRDGEDKGTQKFFDIQSFEEIKSLGSSKSDFYSIHLYPFGSLKKA from the coding sequence ATGTCTATAGCCATTTCACGCCGAAAATTTTTGACCATCTCTGCCGTGGGTGTGGGGACCTTTGCACTGTGGCGCTGGGTGGAGCCATCCCTGCAAGAGCCTATCGATGCGAAGTTCATCATCGGAGATTACGATCGTCGCGTGGACAAGCTGGGAAGAGTCGGTCTTATTTCCGCAAAAGCAGAGCTTTTGCGGAGCTGGACCATACCCTTAAAGGCGCATTCCGTGTGGCAGAATAAGGCAAGGCCATGGCAGCTTATGGCCATTGAAAAAGATGGCTTATTGGGAGCTGTTATTGACGTGCAGAATGAACACATGCACCCGCGGATCGTTCAATCACCTGAAGGAACCCGGTTTTATGGACATGGTTTTTTTTCGGCGGATGGTTCATTGATTTATATCACCGCGCAGAAAAAAAATCGAGAAGGTGTGATTCTTGTTTATGACAGCATTTCGATGCAAGTGTTGCAGCAAATTGATTCGCACGGTTATCGCCCTCACGACTTGCAGGTGGACTTAAAAAACCCGGATCAATTTTTAATCGTGAATGCGGGCACGCGAAAAAATGAGGCGAATGTCTCTTGGATATCGTTAGCTACCGGAAAATTAGAACGACAAATTTTTTTGGATAAACCTGGATACGCGCCAGGGCATATTTGGCAGCAGCCCAATGGCGAAATTTATTTTACTGGGGCGGATAACCAAAAAAGAACTGAGGATGAAAATATCTCTTTTTCAGTTTACCGTCCGGGAAAAGAAATAATGGAAGTGGTTTCTGCAAACTGGGGCCTCACCTTGAAAGGGGAAACCCTCAACGCCTTTGTGGATGAAGCCAATCACCGTATTTGGTTGACCTTGACGATCTCGGATCGAATTCTGGTCGTCGATAAATCGAGTTTTGAAGTGATTAAATCCATTGATGTTAAAGAACGTCCGCGATCCATGGTTGAAATTGACGTTGAGGGTCGACGAGTCCTTTCGGTGTCTTACTATCGAGACGGAGAAGACAAAGGAACTCAAAAGTTTTTTGATATTCAAAGTTTTGAAGAAATAAAAAGCTTAGGTTCATCTAAGAGTGATTTTTATTCCATTCACTTATACCCCTTTGGTTCTTTAAAAAAGGCTTAA
- a CDS encoding sterol desaturase family protein, with amino-acid sequence MMIKNWVDEYIQNFSDFPGGFSNLEDLLHWQWFAWNLLAVVLLTLLFSKSKKRSWRRLKAHLRSRRARSEAHLDVQFFILKILYQPLKIVFLTPIFIWISSVARWHGLGLTRYLTEAHAIVLHGVPAYAFKALWVLLFYDLAYYWSHRIQHQVNFFWHLHSVHHRSTYLTPLLKYRTHPFDNLINNAFSFTMGAFMMGVFNAFFSIQGSTPGYDFGYLAVAFGAHFIFGHIRHSHYWISYGPVLSRVLVSPAMHQIHHSYAPQHQGKNLGSMFAIWDLMFGTLYVPEKKEALQFGESAEAKHEKKTLWGEFKTPVVKAVESLPGFGAWVRAKEPRYGWRLVLCLTLVLMLASCALKVYAF; translated from the coding sequence ATGATGATAAAAAACTGGGTCGATGAATACATCCAAAATTTCTCTGATTTCCCGGGGGGATTTTCCAATTTGGAGGATCTGCTTCATTGGCAGTGGTTTGCCTGGAATCTGCTGGCGGTTGTTCTTCTGACCCTGCTTTTTTCAAAAAGTAAAAAACGCTCATGGCGACGTTTAAAAGCTCATTTACGCTCGCGACGCGCGCGCAGTGAAGCTCATTTAGATGTTCAGTTCTTTATCCTTAAAATCTTATACCAACCTTTGAAGATTGTTTTTTTAACGCCCATTTTTATTTGGATTTCAAGCGTTGCTCGTTGGCACGGGTTGGGTCTAACGCGATATCTTACGGAAGCTCATGCTATTGTGCTCCATGGGGTTCCGGCATATGCGTTCAAAGCGTTATGGGTCTTGTTATTTTATGATCTGGCTTATTATTGGAGTCATCGAATCCAACATCAGGTGAACTTTTTTTGGCATTTGCACTCTGTTCATCATCGCTCGACGTACTTAACACCACTATTAAAATATCGCACCCATCCCTTTGATAATTTGATTAACAATGCTTTTTCATTCACGATGGGCGCGTTCATGATGGGTGTATTTAACGCCTTTTTTTCCATTCAAGGTTCGACTCCGGGATATGACTTTGGTTATTTAGCGGTCGCTTTTGGCGCCCATTTTATCTTTGGGCACATCCGCCACAGTCACTATTGGATTTCCTATGGGCCGGTTTTAAGTCGAGTTCTGGTGAGCCCCGCGATGCACCAAATCCATCATAGCTATGCTCCTCAGCATCAAGGGAAAAATCTGGGAAGCATGTTTGCCATTTGGGATTTAATGTTTGGAACACTGTACGTTCCAGAAAAAAAAGAAGCCCTGCAATTTGGTGAGTCCGCTGAAGCAAAACACGAAAAGAAAACCCTGTGGGGAGAGTTTAAAACGCCCGTCGTAAAAGCGGTCGAATCTTTACCTGGTTTTGGTGCGTGGGTGCGAGCCAAAGAGCCTCGTTATGGTTGGCGCTTAGTTCTTTGTCTTACATTGGTCTTAATGCTGGCAAGCTGCGCTTTAAAAGTTTACGCATTTTAA
- a CDS encoding HTTM domain-containing protein codes for MSLKLRSLTGFWFMTASARAMAGTRIILGLALLYDALSYLPERHAMFGEGGVFGPAGSERSFPTLLKFFGISGDVFALSPIGLDFVYALFICGILLFTLGSLYRVSAFTVWIILNYFTLRNYLVFDSGHNLAANLMFFMIFVPADRVASVGAYLKTRSFKNLWQEQLIKNAWAVRAMQFQMSILYFSTFIYKLDGPNWRAGTAVYYATRLPPYFRTQFEFLVSSGILINLATYGTLIIEGVLAVLIWIPRLRYWLLALAICFHLALEATMVINIFQWVMVAGLLSFIEGRKTKSSSCVNSGQ; via the coding sequence ATGAGCCTTAAGCTAAGATCTCTTACAGGTTTTTGGTTTATGACGGCCTCAGCCCGAGCTATGGCCGGAACCCGCATTATTTTAGGTCTGGCCCTTCTTTACGATGCGCTTTCTTACTTGCCCGAACGTCATGCCATGTTTGGTGAAGGGGGCGTTTTCGGGCCAGCGGGCAGTGAAAGATCTTTTCCGACGCTGCTTAAATTTTTTGGTATTTCGGGTGATGTTTTTGCGCTGTCACCTATAGGATTGGACTTCGTTTATGCCTTATTCATTTGTGGTATTTTGTTGTTCACGTTGGGTTCGCTTTACCGCGTGTCTGCGTTTACTGTTTGGATTATTCTAAATTATTTTACATTGCGGAATTATTTAGTTTTTGATTCCGGCCATAATCTTGCGGCGAATCTGATGTTTTTTATGATCTTCGTTCCGGCAGATAGGGTGGCATCAGTGGGCGCGTATCTTAAGACGCGGTCATTCAAAAATCTTTGGCAAGAGCAGCTTATTAAAAATGCCTGGGCCGTGAGAGCCATGCAGTTTCAGATGAGCATTCTTTATTTTTCCACGTTCATATATAAATTGGACGGGCCAAACTGGCGAGCGGGGACGGCCGTTTACTATGCCACCCGATTGCCGCCTTATTTTAGGACTCAATTTGAATTTTTAGTAAGTTCTGGAATTCTAATCAATCTGGCAACCTATGGAACTTTGATCATTGAAGGAGTGCTGGCGGTTTTAATCTGGATTCCTCGCTTAAGGTATTGGTTATTAGCTTTGGCCATCTGCTTTCATTTGGCTCTTGAAGCGACGATGGTGATCAATATATTTCAGTGGGTGATGGTCGCGGGACTTTTAAGTTTTATCGAAGGGCGGAAGACGAAGTCTAGCTCATGTGTTAATTCGGGACAGTGA
- a CDS encoding PepSY domain-containing protein yields the protein MKKVIIGSLLFASSLALAAKSADMASKFVPNSKVVHETSKEVKMQTDHGSLIDIEFGMDGAFNEASGTNVDKDVFNPPDKMLTLKDAVAAAKKAGKNPVGKWSLEKGTLTGWAYEFQGFENGKEMEYVIDAKSGELKKAKKD from the coding sequence ATGAAGAAAGTAATTATCGGTTCTCTGCTTTTTGCATCATCACTCGCACTTGCAGCCAAGTCGGCGGATATGGCTTCTAAATTTGTTCCCAACAGCAAAGTTGTCCACGAAACTTCAAAAGAAGTAAAAATGCAAACTGATCATGGCAGCCTTATTGATATCGAGTTCGGTATGGACGGGGCCTTCAATGAAGCTTCAGGAACAAACGTCGATAAAGACGTCTTTAATCCACCGGATAAAATGCTGACCTTAAAAGATGCGGTGGCGGCAGCGAAAAAAGCCGGCAAAAACCCTGTAGGCAAGTGGTCTCTAGAAAAAGGGACATTAACGGGTTGGGCTTACGAATTCCAAGGTTTTGAAAACGGTAAAGAAATGGAATACGTGATCGACGCGAAATCCGGAGAACTGAAAAAGGCCAAAAAAGATTAG
- a CDS encoding MBL fold metallo-hydrolase, with translation MKRFLVLPILFFLAACNSKAPAPAHTTLPSPAAPVTIAPNLSVLEIEKGVFVVSHEFPIAQANSMVVDISPKDLLIIDAPWTSASTRDLLKWAKDTFGDRKITAINTHSHMDRVAGNDVFLAEGADVYSSDLTIKYVKKSKPTELKSLASRVSDPAIKAEFAKMKIREANHSFPLKEGKTLSFGEKKAEIFYPGHGHTKDNVVVYLPDYKILYGGCFIVGLPKLGYIKEADLKEWPKALDKMSRFDAKWVIPGHGTSYSPDLIEHTKKLVK, from the coding sequence ATGAAAAGATTTTTAGTTCTACCAATTCTATTTTTTCTTGCAGCGTGCAATTCTAAAGCGCCCGCGCCAGCACACACGACCCTTCCGTCGCCAGCGGCACCGGTGACGATTGCGCCTAATTTGTCTGTGCTTGAAATCGAAAAAGGGGTTTTCGTTGTCAGTCACGAATTCCCGATTGCGCAAGCAAACTCGATGGTCGTGGATATTTCCCCTAAAGATTTGTTAATCATCGATGCGCCGTGGACATCCGCTTCAACACGCGATCTTTTAAAATGGGCCAAAGATACATTTGGTGACAGAAAAATCACGGCCATCAATACGCATTCACATATGGATCGCGTTGCGGGAAACGATGTGTTTTTAGCTGAAGGGGCCGACGTTTATAGTTCAGACCTGACCATAAAATATGTCAAAAAAAGCAAACCGACGGAGTTAAAATCATTGGCGTCGCGCGTGTCAGATCCCGCAATTAAAGCAGAGTTTGCAAAAATGAAAATCCGCGAAGCCAATCATTCTTTTCCTTTGAAAGAAGGCAAGACCTTAAGCTTTGGCGAAAAAAAGGCTGAAATCTTTTACCCAGGCCATGGCCACACCAAAGACAACGTGGTTGTTTATCTTCCGGATTATAAAATTCTTTACGGCGGTTGTTTTATCGTGGGCTTGCCAAAGCTTGGATATATCAAAGAGGCCGACTTAAAAGAATGGCCAAAGGCACTTGATAAGATGTCGCGCTTTGACGCCAAGTGGGTGATTCCGGGGCATGGCACTAGTTATTCGCCGGACTTAATTGAACATACAAAAAAATTAGTAAAGTGA
- a CDS encoding radical SAM/SPASM domain-containing protein, producing the protein MAKRFQKINIEISNICNLQCSFCPEVVRSKKIMPLDLFERIIQQVAPLTEQVCFHLMGDPLVHPELADFVRTCEKHDVKIFFVTNAVLLREKQAELLLSPAFRQVNFSLHSFHDNYPDRDPTAYLEKVFAYTEKAMLQRPDLYINYRLWNLQEVRGASSRNQDMLRRISERFEFDIDTMIDVRLKKSVHLKNRLYLHFDTEFIWPSVDLPILGTKGSCYGLTSHFGILVDGTVVPCCLDKEGAIPLGNIQDQDIVDILASPRSQALLEGFRKKKLVENLCQRCQYIERFTKAVPSSVSISPTGNPKNVLLRNDQM; encoded by the coding sequence ATGGCAAAACGTTTTCAAAAGATCAATATCGAAATCAGCAATATCTGCAACCTTCAATGCAGCTTTTGCCCCGAGGTCGTGCGTTCTAAGAAAATTATGCCTTTGGATCTGTTTGAACGAATCATCCAACAAGTAGCCCCATTAACCGAACAAGTTTGCTTTCATTTGATGGGTGATCCCTTGGTTCACCCCGAGCTTGCTGACTTTGTGCGAACTTGCGAAAAGCACGACGTTAAAATTTTCTTTGTGACGAACGCCGTTCTTTTACGCGAAAAACAGGCCGAGCTTTTACTAAGTCCCGCCTTTCGCCAGGTGAACTTTTCTTTGCACAGCTTTCATGACAATTATCCCGATCGCGATCCCACCGCGTATCTGGAAAAAGTTTTTGCCTACACCGAAAAAGCGATGCTTCAGCGTCCAGATCTTTACATCAATTACCGCTTGTGGAATCTACAAGAAGTCCGCGGAGCTTCAAGCCGCAATCAAGACATGCTTCGCCGAATCAGCGAGCGCTTTGAGTTTGATATAGATACCATGATCGACGTGCGCCTGAAAAAAAGTGTGCATTTAAAAAACCGTCTGTATCTTCACTTTGACACGGAATTTATTTGGCCGTCGGTGGACTTGCCGATCCTAGGAACCAAAGGCAGCTGTTACGGCCTGACTTCCCATTTCGGAATTTTAGTGGACGGAACTGTCGTCCCTTGTTGTCTAGATAAAGAAGGTGCGATCCCGCTGGGAAATATTCAAGATCAAGATATCGTCGATATTTTAGCAAGCCCGCGTTCGCAAGCCTTGCTAGAAGGCTTCCGCAAAAAAAAGCTGGTCGAAAACCTTTGCCAGCGCTGCCAGTATATCGAACGGTTTACAAAAGCTGTGCCGAGCTCAGTCTCTATTTCGCCCACGGGTAATCCAAAAAATGTTTTACTACGGAATGATCAAATGTAG
- a CDS encoding ArsR/SmtB family transcription factor — protein sequence MRDHLSQTFSALADPTRRAILARLSQGEASVSDLAEPFLKDMSLPAITKHLKVLEKCGLVTKTREAQWRPCKLNGAPLKDATDWMEQYRQFWEESFDRLDAYLKTVTAKKKTKGKKHGNKK from the coding sequence ATGCGAGATCATTTAAGCCAGACATTCTCTGCCTTGGCGGATCCTACCCGTCGGGCGATCTTGGCCCGATTATCTCAAGGGGAAGCCAGTGTTTCCGATTTAGCAGAACCTTTTCTAAAAGACATGAGTTTGCCCGCGATCACCAAGCACCTCAAAGTTTTAGAAAAATGCGGCCTGGTCACCAAGACGCGCGAGGCGCAGTGGCGACCCTGCAAACTCAATGGCGCTCCCCTTAAGGATGCCACTGACTGGATGGAACAATACCGACAATTCTGGGAAGAAAGTTTTGATCGACTTGATGCTTATTTAAAAACCGTCACAGCAAAAAAGAAAACCAAAGGAAAAAAACATGGCAACAAAAAATAA